One genomic window of Medicago truncatula cultivar Jemalong A17 chromosome 1, MtrunA17r5.0-ANR, whole genome shotgun sequence includes the following:
- the LOC25483145 gene encoding putative disease resistance protein RGA3, which yields MIESFIFDIVDSLLGKLASYAYEQASPVYSLYEDLRSIKDTLSIVKGMLLDAEETKIQYHGFHEWRRQIQNICYDAEDVLEKFELQHKRKQVLKASCSNRMKVRHFFCSSNSLAFRLRMAKQIKDIRDRLDKVATDGTKFGLATINVDPRLIVQKREMTYPDVDALSVIGRESDREEIIKLLMQAHPHGDGDGDKSLSVIPMVGIGGLGKTTLAKLVFNDKRIDELFQLKMWVCVSDNFDIRQIIIKIINSAVNSASAHMSGLALQENIINLDIVQLVSLLKQTLSSQKFLLVLDDVWNDDRAKWIELKDLIKVGTRGSKIMVTTRNNSIASMMGNVPSYVLQGLSLKDCLSLFVKWAFKEGEEEKYPNLVEIGKEIVKKCQGVPLAVRTLGSSLFSKFDLNTWIFVRDSELWNLKQQKDDILPALKLSYDQMPSYLRQCFAYFSLYPKDITFCSLDIIALWVALGLVQPRNGSEKLEDIAREYIDELNSRSFLQDFEDNGWICVFKVHDLVHDLSLYVAKAEFLVVDSHIQNIPEQVRHLSIVENDSLGHTLFPKSRNVRSILFPIDGVGLDSESLLYKWISRYKFLRLLNLRYSSFEYLPNSIAKLEHMCFLDLSYSKKIKRLPNSICKLLNLQVLLLTGCTELEEMPKGLGKLISLRQLMITTKQSVLLDNEFASLNNLHTLGFHFCDNLKYLFSREQTQFTSLETLALHSCKSFDSLTLDNFPKLQNLFIRGCEKLNLSLKNDSAIQRLKMKHLYIWEFPSFLTLPRWVLSVADILETLVIYNFPNLEMLPECLTTMSHLKRLHIGNCPNLLNLPSDMLRLTTIEKLYIEGCPELCRKCQPQAGEYWPMIAHIKHVFIQEPRG from the coding sequence ATGATTGAATCATTTATCTTCGATATTGTTGATTCACTTCTAGGCAAGCTTGCTTCGTATGCTTATGAACAAGCTTCTCCAGTCTATAGTCTCTATGAAGATCTGCGAAGTATCAAAGACACTTTGTCCATTGTTAAAGGTATGTTGTTAGACGCAGAGGAGACAAAAATCCAATATCATGGGTTCCATGAATGGCGGAGGCAGATACAAAATATCTGCTATGATGCTGAAGATGTATTGGAAAAATTTGAGCTCCAACACAAGCGAAAGCAAGTTCTCAAAGCTTCGTGTAGTAATAGAATGAAGGTACGCCACTTCTTCTGTTCCTCCAATTCACTTGCTTTTCGTCTTAGGATggcaaaacaaattaaagataTTAGGGATAGATTGGATAAGGTAGCAACCGATGGGACTAAGTTTGGACTTGCAACTATTAATGTTGATCCCAGACTCATTGTGCAAAAGAGGGAAATGACTTATCCTGATGTTGATGCTTTGAGTGTAATAGGAAGAGAGAGTGATAGGGAAGAGATTATCAAGCTTTTGATGCAAGCACATCCTcatggtgatggtgatggtgataaAAGTCTATCTGTTATTCCCATGGTGGGAATTGGTGGCTTGGGGAAGACCACATTGGCAAAGCTTGTTTTCAATGATAAGAGAATAGATGAACTCTTTCAATTGAAGATGTGGGTGTGTGTCTCTGATAATTTTGACATCAGGCAAataatcattaaaatcatcaactctGCCGTTAATTCAGCTTCTGCTCATATGAGTGGCCTTGCACTCCAAGAAAACATCATCAACTTAGATATTGTGCAACTAGTAAGTCTTCTGAAACAAACACTTTCAAGTCAAAAGTTTTTACTTGTGTTAGATGATGTATGGAATGATGATCGTGCAAAGTGGATCGAGTTGAAAGATTTGATAAAAGTTGGCACAAGAGGAAGCAAAATTATGGTGACAACACGTAATAACTCAATTGCTTCGATGATGGGTAATGTTCCCTCATATGTTTTGCAAGGTCTTTCTTTGAAGGATTGTTTATCTCTATTTGTCAAATGGGCATTCAAGGAAGgcgaagaagaaaaatatccaAATCTAGTAGAGATAGGAAAAGAGATTGTGAAAAAATGCCAAGGGGTTCCACTAGCTGTTAGAACATTAGGAAGTTCCCTattctcaaaatttgatttaaatacATGGATATTTGTAAGAGATTCTGAGCTGTGGAATTTAAAACAGCAAAAAGATGATATTTTACCTGCACTAAAATTGAGCTATGACCAAATGCCATCCTATTTAAGGCAATGCTTTGCTTATTTCTCCCTTTATCCTAAAGATATTACTTTCTGTAGTTTGGATATTATTGCTCTTTGGGTAGCCCTTGGATTAGTTCAACCCCGGAACGGAAGTGAAAAACTAGAGGATATTGCAAGAGAATATATTGATGAGTTAAATTCACGTTCATTTCTTCAGGATTTCGAAGACAATGGCTGGATTTGTGTATTCAAAGTACATGATTTGGTACATGATCTTTCATTGTATGTTGCTAAAGCGGAGTTTCTAGTGGTAGACTCACATATTCAAAATATACCTGAGCAAGTGCGACATTTATCAATTGTTGAAAATGATTCACTTGGCCATACTTTATTCCCCAAGTCAAGAAATGTGAGAAGTATATTGTTTCCTATTGATGGAGTGGGTCTTGATAGTGAATCTCTTTTGTATAAATGGATATCAAGATACAAATTCTTGCGGCTTTTGAATTTAAGATATTCTTCGTTTGAGTATCTACCAAATTCAATTGCTAAATTAGAGCACATGTGTTTTCTTGATCTTTCTTAtagcaaaaaaatcaaaagacttCCCAATTCAATTTGCAAACTCCTAAATTTGCAAGTTTTGCTTTTGACCGGATGCACAGAGCTTGAAGAAATGCCTAAAGGATTAGGGAAGTTGATTAGCCTACGGCAACTAATGATAACGACAAAACAATCTGTCCTTTTAGATAATGAATTTGCAAGCTTGAACAATCTTCATACTTTGGGTTTtcatttttgtgacaatttgaagtatttattcAGCAGGGAACAAACACAATTCACTTCCCTTGAAACATTGGCTCTTCACTCATGTAAGAGCTTTGACTCCTTGACTCTTGATAATTTTCCTAAATTACAAAATCTATTCATTAGAGGTTGTGAAAAATTAAACTTGTCGTTGAAGAACGACAGTGCAATCCAAAGGTTGAAGATGAAACATTTGTATATTTGGGAATTTCCAAGTTTTCTAACATTGCCTCGATGGGTTTTAAGTGTTGCAGACATTTTAGAGACCttagtaatttataattttccaAATCTTGAGATGCTTCCTGAGTGTCTAACAACAATGTCTCATCTTAAAAGGCTCCATATTGGTAATTGTCCTAATCTGTTGAATCTTCCAAGTGACATGCTTCGACTCACTACCATCGAAAAATTGTACATAGAAGGCTGTCCTGAATTGTGTAGAAAATGTCAGCCACAAGCCGGTGAGTACTGGCCTATGATTGCACACATCAAGCATGTTTTCATTCAAGAACCAAGAGGATAG